GCACAGAGGTAGTCTGATGTACTACGGTTTCAGAACATGAGTGAGATTCTTTCCTTGCTTCTCCTTACCTGTCATTTAGAATTATGAGAAATGAAATCTCTGGGAATTTTAGAAGAATTTTTTCATACTGTTTTGAATTTACCATTTTtctttaagagaagaaaaaaacaagtgttgACGTCAATGAATGTTTACCTTAAAAAACTATTATGGATTTGATCTGCAATTGTTAATAAAAATTGTGcctttgttaacattttaatggtacaattttaaaagttcagttGATCAAAATTTAATTAGCCAGGATAATAAATTGGTCAGAATCGCCTCTCTCATTCTGTTTTTAGGAAAGAATGCAAATGTCTTTAAAGAAAGCTtgggaaaaaaatacatgcaaGTTCTTGAATGTATTTTAGAGCTAAAAATAAgattcaaggctgggcacagtggctcatgcctgtaatcccagcactttgggaggcctaggcgggtgggtcatctcaggagttcgagaccagcctggtcaacatggtgaagccccgtatctactaaaaaaaaaaaaaaaaaaaaaaattagtcaggcatggtggcaggcacctgtaatcgcagctacttgggaggctgaggcaggagaatcgcttgaacccaggaggaggaggttgcagtgagccgagatcatgccattgcattccagcctgggtgacaaaagcaaaactccatcacaaataaataagtaaataagattCAGTAAAATCACCTGCACATTCTATATCCATAGTACTTTGCAATAATAACATATATTAGGAAAAAGActataataatgagaaaaagaaaaaaatgttcactaTGGAATTCTTAGCTAAGGCAGAACAGTCAACTAACATATTTTAGGAATATTTCTCATAGTAAGGTatttaatatggaaaaaaatactgGGAAGGAGGGGGATCTACAGTTAATGTAGGTAGCTTTTTTTTAGGTTACTCTTCAAGAAGttcaattaatatatattttgcatttcattaTAGTATTTTGTGTGTATGGTCAATAACGAGAATTATAACAATCCCTTTCCCAGAATACTGATGATGCGCTAGGCTTTAGGCTGCCAGGCATTTGACATACACCACCTATAACTTAACATAACGCTGCAAGTTATGAACAATTAGTGTTTAACAACTGAGAGAACTGAGGGCACCAGAAGTTAGGGGACTGATTGAAAGCCCCACAGCTTATAAGGGAGGGAGCCATTACAAACTCTGTCTGGCTGCCTCAATTGCCTGAACTCTTTCCCACCATATCACACAGCTTTGTTATCATATATTATAATTACTAACACTATTAAAGCAGGCATTTATTTATCACTAAGTGATTTAAGTCATTTAGTCTTTCTAGGCTTCAATTTTATCTTGGGTAAAATGAAGTTGACTTACTGATTTCTAATGTTTCatagaaatattaatttatatacagaataaaaaattaaatggtaattttcacaatatttttgtttaaagagGAAGATCATTAACATTGGCCCTTACTAAATGTTGTGATGATGGGATCAATCTAGAAATGCTCATGTCATCGCTCTCAAATCCCTCCAGTCCTATTAAGCCAGGACTAGTGATCTTACCATTTTTAATGTTATTCCTTAAAACTTAcatgtcaaatggaatttctagttctagatccctgaggaatctagacatcccattactgggtatatacccaaaggactataaatcatgctgctataaagacacatgcacacgtatgtttattgtggcattattcacaatagcaaagacttggaaccaacccaaatgtccaacaatgatagactggattaagaaaatgtggcacataacaccatggaatactatgcagccataaaaaatgatgagttcatgtcctttgtagggacatggatgaaactggaaatcatcattctcagtaaactatcgcaagaacaaaaaaccaaacaccgcatattctcactcataggtgggaactgaacaatgagaacacatggacacaggaaggggaacatcacactctggggactgttgtggggtggggggagtggggagggatagcagtgggagatatacctaatgctagatgacgagttagtgggtgcagcgcaccagcatggcatatgtatacatatgtaactaacctgcacattgctcacatgtaccctaaaacctaaagtataataaaaaaaaaaaaaaacttacatgtAAGAGGAAATTGTATATTTTTCCCAGCACTATACAAACTATATACTTAAACTTTTTGGCTCCTAAAGAATTAACAACTTGCATTCAGATATAAATAATGCAAAGAAACCCATTTTTCTGGATctgaaaataatcaaaaattttattttaattcacatttatttaaatataacattttttatagaCACATGAAGGTACTTATAAACATTTATAACATGGTAGGCACAAATATAGATGAAATGTTTAGGTATTTTCGACAAAATTTCACACATAAATTAGACAAACTGACTATGTGCTTGCATTTAGTTTTAAGGGTACATTAACATAGATATTTGAAAAGAATCTTCTTTTACAAAACTACTAGAAATGTTCACATTTGCATCAGTAATAAGTCATATTTCCTAGACTGATGCTTTGTAAGAACTATGTAAAGATCTAATTTAATCATTAACATCATATAGTAACATTATATGTAAATGAAGCATATTTTTGTCAATAGAAATGTTCCTCTAACTTTTAAATAACATAGCATTTGTATTAAAACCATGCcacatttattaaacaaacatGCATAATACTTTAAAACTGGAATAATTCATGTACCTTTATGCACAGTGTTTAGTTTCACTATGGCACTCTATCTTTGtgaaaaaatatacttaaaacttGGCACAGAGTTAATAAATCATATTACTGGTAATCAAAATAAATGTGATTTCAATTTCCCATGACATAGAAAATTCTCTATCACAATTTACCTCTTCCCTTTACAGTTTATTGACCAATGGCAGTTCTGTTTTCATTAAAGTAAATAATGGATATTCAAGAACTAAAAGTCATATCTAGGTGTTCTGCCTATACTCTAACTGGAAATGAGTTGATTTTAGTTTTTCCAGCAGTAAAACATTTCCATCTGTATTGTGGCCAACAAATTTCTAAATAAGGGTGTTATCAGCAATAATATGTATCATCATGAGATGTTTTTcttcaggaggcagagaggttgaAAGGAAATGTGGATCTCTTCATAAACTGGGAACATATGTGGTAAGGAGAGCAAATGGCAACCGAGGCAGAAGCAGGGAAAGTTCTTTGGAAAGATGGTCAGAGAGCACACTGAAGTAGCAAAAATCCACAGAACAAAGGTGGGAACACAAAAATTATTCACGATGGAAAGGGCTGCCATGGGTTTCAGAAAACCGAAATGGGCCACTCCAGAAAGAACACGCAGAGCAGGTCTAGCATTCTCGTATCAGCAAACTAGCACTGCTGTTTAGGACAAGTTTTAAATTTCCACATCAATGCATCTGAAGAAATTAAGCTAACTGGcaactttttttctgaattcaTTCATAAAcactgtggaagaaaaaaattcaggaatAACACTAATTCAACTTCCTACAAACCAGAGAGGAGACTTCACGCCCACTTCTTGCTCAGACTTCGGAGCTGTAGTAACTGAAAAATGCCACAATTCTTTTTCACAGTTCTTCTAAGATAAATTTGAGGTGTTATATTTTGAGAGACCATCTGAAGGAATCGACTCCCTTCATAAAACCTTCataggctaatttttatatttattatatgggAGAAAGGAAGTAGAACTTAAGTTCAATTTGTATACAAATGtacctttttcttaaaaagagagTAATGAACATAATgctattttctttgctttatgaTCCTTGCTGAGGATCTTAAACAGTGAAATGGCAAAGAACATCAAACAGGTTAAATAAAATAGGCGAACATATTTTAAAGCTGTTAAGATGCAAACAGACATAAAGATTATGAATCACAGAGCACTGAATTTTCAAGAGTGAAATCATACCAAAACCGTGATAAGTTTTCGCTGACATCATAGGAGAGTAAGTGGTCGGGAAGGTCAGTGATGGTGCCCTGTACTGCCAGCACATGCGGGGCCAGGGTGAAGGGCACATCGCTCAGGAGCTCGGCCATTAATGAGCTGTTCTCCAGAGTCTGGCCTGCCTTATTTTCCATCTCAGGGTCTGATACAGTCACACTGGATGAATTTTCTTTGTTGgtctaaaaatacatatatttaaaacatttaggcCTTGTGAACTTTGAGGTTTAATAACAGTAAATGTGGCATTAATACATCAAAATGATTGAGAAATGTAGACTATATAAATATTCCCAGATTTGAATGCAGCTCTTTACTTTAGAATTACAGTCATCCAAATCTCCATTAGGCTTTAAAATGAATCCTAAACTTTAACTCAGACTGACCACCCACAGACCCCTTAAACACAAACTGGCCTTCTTGTTATTTCCCTTGCTCAGATAATGTCTGCAAAGTCTGTCTCCGCTTTTCCAAATCCTATGTACGTTTTCAGGCTCTGCTAAATTCTCAGCTGCCCTATAAAATCTTGTATCACTGGAGTTCAAAGTGATCTTGCCCATTTCAGAATGCTTATGGAGCAAATTGCCTAAGATGTTATTTGGTGTTGCCTGTATGTGTCCTTGCTAATTGCTGTTCCATATGCAAATATATCTTATCTCCAACTAGACTATAGGGTCCTTGAAGGCAAGCAATCTATCTGGCATATCTTCGTATTTTCAAACTTGCACACTTTACTATTTGACACTAATATATATGTACTCATAATTTATCTCTAATGTATACTATGagtattgattgattgattgtcaTTGGAACTAACCTGTTATGTCACAAAAGTTacgcaatttttttaaaaaggatatatcttgTTCAGTTTCTTTACAATTAATATCTCTTGCAAATCACCTAAATATCAATCAATAGAAGAATGGATaataaattgaaatttatttACAGCAATGAAGATGAATGGTCTGCCACTACGAGCACCTGGAACCTAactcaaaccagcctgggcaaagaaatGACTCCCCCCTCAACCGTCAATCTCAGGCAGAATAAAACTCTCAAGTCTTTACATAGGCCTACTAGCTCCTTCACAATCTGGCTCCAGGTGTGCTTCTGACCTCATCTCCAGCTCGTGTGCCCTGGCCTATTCCTCTTCAATCCCACTGTCTCCTTGCTAGTGCTCCTTGCAAGTGCTTGCTCGTGCACACCGAGCCtgcttctgcctcagggcctttgctttccattccctcTGACCAGGACACTCTTCTCCAGGACATACACAGGGCTACTTCCCTTACCGCCTTCCAAGTGCTAGCCCAGACGCCATCTCAATGAGGCCTTTTCTCACTTATATAAAACTTACttttatgtggtttttgtttgttttttatttttttgagacggagtctcgctctgtcacccaggctggggtgcagtgcgtgatcctggctcactgcaccctccctgtctcagcc
This window of the Pongo abelii isolate AG06213 chromosome 6, NHGRI_mPonAbe1-v2.0_pri, whole genome shotgun sequence genome carries:
- the UMAD1 gene encoding UBAP1-MVB12-associated (UMA)-domain containing protein 1 isoform X3, with translation MFHFFRKPPESKKPSVPETEADGFVLLGDTTDEQRMAARGKTSDIEANQPLETNKENSSSVTVSDPEMENKAGQTLENSSLMAELLSDVPFTLAPHVLAVQGTITDLPDHLLSYDVSENLSRFWKLSYCL
- the UMAD1 gene encoding UBAP1-MVB12-associated (UMA)-domain containing protein 1 isoform X1, translated to MFHFFRKPPESKKPSVPETEADGFVLLGDTTDEQRMAARGKTSDIEANQPLETNKENSSSVTVSDPEMENKAGQTLENSSLMAELLSDVPFTLAPHVLAVQGTITDLPDHLLSYDVSENLSRFWYDFTLENSVLCDS